A region of the Candidatus Eisenbacteria bacterium genome:
GGGGCCGGCGTGAGCGTCCTTGTTCTCGTCAACCCGCGGGCGGGGACCCGCCGCGATCGGCTCATGATCTCGGAGCGGATCGTCTCTCTCCTCGCGCCCGAGGACGTGGCCATCGAGGTGCCCGGGAGCCGGGAGGCGCTTCGCGCGCGCGCGGAGCGGGCCGCCGCTTCGGGCGCTAGGCTCGTCGTGGCGGTCGGAGGGGACGGCACGATCCGAGAGGTCGCCTCCGCGCTTCAGGGGACCGAGACCGCGCTCGGCATCCTTCCGCTCGGGTCGGGGAACGGGCTCGCGCGAGGGCTCGGGATCGGGGTCTCGGCGAGGCGGGCGCTCCGCGTGCTGGCCGAGGGGAAGGACCGCGCGATCGACGTCGGGTACCTGAACGGCGAGCCGTTCTTCAACGTCTCCGGGATCGGCTTCGACGCGGTGGTCGGGGAAGAGTTCAACCGGGGACCGTTTCGGGGGCTTCTCCCGTACTTCGGGATCGCCGCCAGGGAGTCGCTCCAGTACCGACGGGCCGAGGTGAGCCTCCGTCTCCCCGACCGCGAGATCATCGCGCGGGTCTTCCTCGTCACCGTCGCCAACCTGAACCAGTTCGGAGCGGGGGCCATCATCGCGCCGGGCGCGGACCCCTCGGACGGGCTTCTCGATATCGTGGTCGTGCGGAAGCTCTCCGCCTTCGAGCTTCTCCTCTACGCGCCGAAGCTCTTCGACGGATCGGTCCGGGAGCTCTCGAACCTGGAGACCTTGCGGAGCGCTTCCTTCCGGATCGTCCGATCGGAGAGCGGTCCCGTGCACCTCGACGGCGAGCCGTTCCGGTTCGGGCACGTGCTCGACTACTCGATCCGGCCGCGGGCGCTTCGCGTGCGGGTCCCGGCGTGAATCGGCTTTCCCTGGCGCGGCGGCGCGCTCTTTTCTATTCTCATCGCGTGGTTCCCGCTCGGTCCCCCGAGCCGAAGGAGGCGACATGATCATGAGGATTCCGCTCGCTCTCTCTCTTCTTCTCCTCGCGTGCGGAGCGGGAGAGGAGCGGGTCGCGACGAGAAGCGAGCCGGCCGGCGATCTCTTCGTGCACAGCCCGAGGGCGCCGCGCCTCCCGCTCGAGCGCGCGGAGCGGGGCGACCGAGCCCCCGAGCTCCCTCCCGATGCGGTCCTCTGGACGGCGCGCCTCCCGATCGGATCGGACCCGGAGAGCGGCCCCGCGATCCTCGCCGCGACCGACGCCTCGGGCCTTCCGATCGAGAGCCGCATCTGGATCGATCCCATCGGGATCGGGGATTTTCTCTCGGCCGAACCGGTTCCGCTCGAACCGGATTCGACAAGCGAGGGGTACTTCTGGACCGATGCGGCTTCGTTCGCCTTCCCGGTCGCCGGAGCTTCGGGGACGGCGGAGGGGAGCGCCTCCTTCCGTCTTCTCCTCGAGATCGGCAAAACCGGAGGGCGTGTCCGTCTCTATCCGGCCGAGACGAGGACCGGGGTCTTCCCTCGCGGCGGGACGCGTTTTCTTTTATACGACAACGATCGAAACGGGATCTATGATCATGCGGACCGGCTCGTGATCGACGCGAACGGCGACGGGACCTTCGACGGGAACCGGAACAGCATCGAGCTCTACGCGATGGACGAGCCGTTCCTTCTCGGGGATGCGTCCTACCGCATCGCATCGGTCGCGTGGGACGGATCCTCGGTCGTGCTGGCCCGGAGCTCCGAGGAGGCGGAGGCACGCCGCGCCCTCCTTCCCGGAGACCCCGCCCCCGACTTCACCCTTCCGCGCACGGACGGCGAGCCGATCCGCTTCGCCGAGGCGCGCGCCGGACGGCCGACGCTTCTCTCCTACTGGGCGACGTGGTGAGGAGGATGCGTTGAGGAGGCTCCTCAACTCGCACGACTGGCCGAACGATTCGCCTCCGAAGGGCTCGTTCTCTTCTCGGTGAGCTACGACGACTCCGCCGCGCATGTGGAACGCTTCTTCCGCGAAAAGGGCTTCTCCTATTCGGTCGTGATGGACGATCGGGAGAAGGGAGCGACGGGAAAGCCGTATCAGGTCGGGGCGATCCCGACCCTCTTCTTCATCGATCGGGAGGGGAAGATCGTCGAGAAGATCGTCGGGTACGAGCCGGCCGAGGCGGCGAAGCTCGAGGCGCGGGTCGCCGCCCTTCTGACAAGGTGACAGGCCCCCTACGGATTCAGGGTGTCTGTCCCCCACTCAGGATCGGGCGTCCGCGGCCTATTTCTTCTTCCGCGAGGGGGCGCTCCGCGCGCGCACGGTCTCCCCGTCCGCCTCCAGGACGATCTTTTTCACCTCAAGGTTCTCGAGCAGATAGAGGGAAACGGGGCGGAGGACGAGGTCCTCGACCGTTCGGGTGAGCTGGTGCGCGCCGGTGCGCGTGCTGAACCCCCGCTCGGCGACGAGGCGGACCACCTTGGGGTCCACGACAAGCGAGACCCCGCGCCGCGCGAGGCGCTCGCGGATCGATTCGATCTCGATCTCGGCGATCGCGCGCACCGACTCGGGGGTGAGGGGGTCGAAGTAGAGGACCGCGTCGAACGCGTGGAGAAAGTCGGCGGCGAAGAAACTCTCCGTCGCCTGCTGAATCGCGCGGCGCTGCATCTCGATCGTCTTCGTGCTCTCGCTCTCGAGAAACCCGACCGTCTTCTGCTCTTCCTCCTGAAAGAGGTTGTCCGAGTTCGCGATCACCACCACCGTCGTCGCGGCGAACGAGATGTGGCGCCCCTCCTCGTCGGTGATCCTCCCTTCCTTGAGGAGCTGGAGGAGGATCGGTCCGACCTTCGGGTTCGCCTTCTCGATCCCGTCGACGAGGAAGACCGCGTTGGGCCGCCGCTCGATGAGCGCCGCGAGGACCCCCTTCACGCCGGGCGTCCCGCGCGTCCCGAGGAGCTTCTGCGCCGCGTCGTCCCCGGTGAACTGCGCCATGTCGAGGTGGAGAAGATGGTCGAGGTTCCCGTACAGCTCGATCGCGAGGCGCCGGGCGAGCTGGTTCTTTCCGACCCCTGAGGGGCCGATGAAGAGGAACGAGCCGTCCGGTCGTTCCGGGTGGGAGGAGAGCCCGACCTTCGCCACGCGGAGAACGTCCGCCACGCGGCGCACGACCTCGCACTGCCCCTTGATGCACGCAGAGAGGCTCTCCTCGAGGCGGATGAGATAGCCCCCCGCCCGGTCGTAGAGCTTCTCCATCGGGATGCCGAGGCGGCGGCTCACGGTCTCCCCGACGACCTCCGCGTTCACCGCGCGCGGCTTTCGTCTCTCGCCCCGCGCGCGCACGACCTCGGCGGCGCACGCCTCGTCGAGGACCTCGAGCGCCTTCCCGGGGAGCACGCGCGAGCGAAGATAGTAACTCGAAAGGTCGATCGCCTTGTCCACCGCGTTCGCCGTGATCTCGATCGAGTGGAACCGCTCGAGCTTCCCGCGCACGAGGCGGAGGATCTTCCGCGCGAGGTCGGGAGAAGGTTCCGCCACCTGGATCGGGACGAGGTTCGACTCGATCCAGGGGTGCTCGAAGACCGCCCTCTGGTAGGCCCACTCCGAGATCGAGGCGATGATCTGGAGCTGCGGCTGGCGCGAAGCGACCTCGAGGAGAGCGGAGGCGCCCCCGAACCCGCCGTCCGTTCGGCCGAGGAAGTTCTCGAGTTGGTTGAAGTAGAGGATCACGTCCTCGCGGCCCACCGCCTCCTTGATCGCGTGGAAGAGCACCCGCTCGAAATCTCCCGGGTCTTGAATGTACGGCATCACGCTCGGCAGCGTGATCTCGAGGATGTGCTTCGCGCGAAGGTTCGGCGCGACGTTGCCGTGGGCCATCAGCTCGGCGAGCCGAAGAACCATCGTCCGCTTCCCGACCCCCACCGGTCCGTGGAGGAGCACGTTGTGGTTCGAGCGTTTCTGGAGGGTCTCGAGGAGACGGGTGACCTCGGACTTCCAGGGGACAAGCGAGCTGACGCGCCGCTCGTGGGAGAGGTGGCTGAGATCGGTCGAGATGTGGGAGAGGATCGAGAGAGGCGTCTCTTCGGTCTCCGCGGCCTCCGGCGGTCCGGTTTCCGGATCGTTCATCGGGGGTCCTTTCGTGAGGGTCCTCGCCGAGAATAGGAACCGGGGCGTCCCCTGTCAACCCGCCCGGGCGTTCGTTTCCTGAACAGCGTATCGGTTGTTGAGCACCTTTTCTCGCGTCCGTTCGGCCTCGTGGACGCCGCGCGATCGGCCGGCCGCGGGAGCGCGTGCGCGCGGCCCGCGCGGCCTCCCCGGCGCTCTCGCGCGCGTCGAGGGGTGGCACGCCTTATGCGACCCGGCGGGGCGAAGGGAAACGGCCGCTCGGTCGATCATCGGAGAAGCGGGGGGAAGCGGGAGCCCTCCCCCCGGGAGGCCCTGCATGCGCATGCGACGGCGGACCGCGGCGTCCGCTCTCCTCGTTCTCCTCGCGCTTCCCCTCGCGGGATGCGCTCCGTCGGTCTTTGTCCGGCGGGGACAGGACGCCGAGGAGGAGCGCCCGATCGAGAACGCCGCGGTTCTTCTCTTTCGAAAACAGGTTGCGGGATGTCCTCCGCATCTCGACGAGCTCGCCACCGACGCGTTCAGTTTAGAGCTAAAGAAATACTTCCCCGCTCTCGTCGACCGCTATCAGGTGGCGGCGTTCCTTCGCGCGCGCGGCATTCCGGAAGCCGAGGCGACCGCGCCGCACGTTCTGCGGGCGATCGGAGAGGAGCTCGGGGCGGACGGCCTCTTCGTGGGGACGGTCACCGGGTACGGCGAGACGCGAAGCTTCCTCGGATGGAACGAGCGTCCCCACTTCTTCATGGAGTGTCGTCTTCTTTCGACGAGGGAAGGGCGGGTTCTGCTCGCGGGACGGGCGTCGATCACCGAGAGCGTTCCCCTTCCGGTCGAGGACACGAAGCAGATGGCGGTCTACGGCGTGCGGAGCCTGATCGCCCGCATGCGGCTCGACGAGCGCCTCGGGCCTCCGGTCCTGACGCGGGAAGACCCGGCCTGGAGACGCGCGATGCGGGCGTACGAGCGCCGCCGGTTCTGGGAGGCGGCGGAGGCGTTCGGCGCGATCGTCGCCGGCTTCCGGCCGGGGGACCTTCGCGAGGAGGCGCGCCTTTACCAGGCGCGCTCCCTCGAGGAGCTCGGCTTCGAGGAGACGGCGCGCGCGGTCTACGAGGGGATGCGCGCGGGCCCCTTCGCTGCCGCGGCGCTCGTCCGCCTCGCCGAGCGGGCCCTTCGAGCGGGGGAGGGGGAGACCGTTCTCCGTCTCGCCGACGAGATCGCGGCGCGCTTTCCCGGCTCGCCCGAGGAAGGAGCCGCCCGCTATCTCGGCGGGTCCGCGCTCGCGCGCGCCGGACGAACCCGCGAGGCGATCGCCTTGTTCGCGGCGGTGCCGGAAGAGAGCGCGTGGCGCCGCTTCGCACGGTACGCGCTCGCCGAGGCGCATCTTCGCGCGGGGGACGAGAGCGCCGCCCGCGCGGCGCTCGAGGAGGCGGGGGCGCCGGGCGGGGGAACCGAATCGGAACGCCGCCTGAGGGGCCGTGCGCTTCTCGCGCTCGGGGATCTTCATCATCGGGCGGGGCGGCTTGAGGAGGCGGACGCCTGCTTCGCCCGCGTGGAAGGCGAGGAGGAGGCCCGCGCCTCCCTCGCGCGCGGGTGGGTCGCCGCCGAGCGGGACCGTTTCGGGGAGGCGATCGAGCTCCTCGCGGCGGCTCGGGTCTCGGAGGACCCGCGTCTCGCCGCCGAGGCGCTTCTTCTCGACGGCTCGTGCCGGGCGCGCCTCGGGCTCTGGAGCGAGGCGGCGGCCGTCTTTCGGGAGGCGCTCGCGGCGTGCGCCGCCTGGGAAGCGGCGGGGGCGCGCGGGGCGGACCTCGCCCGCGAGCGCGGGGAGGCACTTCGGGAGCTTTCCCAGGAGATCAAGGCGCACGAGGGGGCGGTCCTCGGTCTTCTCCCCGCGGGGGACGCGGGCGGGGAGAGCGCTCTGCGGGCCCTTCGAAGACGACACGAGACGCTCACCCTCCGCGTGGAGCGGATCGAGGCGAGCGTACCGCGCGCCGGGGATCCGGAGAGCGAGACGGCCGCCCGGGCGGCGATTCGGGAGAGGGCCGACTTCTCGCTCGCCCAGGCGCTCTTCGAGAGCGGCCGGGGGGAGACCCGGGAAACGGCGGCGCTCGGCGGCGCGGGAGGAAACCGATGAGGAGGCTCGTTCTCGCCCTCTCGCTTCTCGCGGCGGCCGCGCCCGGCCTCGCGGAGACGGGGGAGCCTTCCCTCGATCGCGTGATCCTTGCGGATCGAACGGTTCGTGTCGGAAGGATCCTCTCGCTCGACGCGACCGACCTTGCGATCCGCGAGGACTTTCGGAGCGCGAGCCGCCTTCTCCCGCTCGCGGAGGTGCGCGAGATCCATTGGTCGGACGGCTCGGTCCGCCTCTTCCATCCGATCGAGAACGCGGATCCGAACGCCCCCGACCTCTCCGCGACGCCGCTCCGCTCCTCTCCGCATATCCGTCCGGAAGATCTCGTCCTCACGCGGGGGGAGGTCGTTCGCAACGCGATCCCGCGCGGCATCCTCGCCGGGACCGTCGCGACCTTCTGCACGACCGACGCCGACGGGAAGAAGATCGCCTTCGCCACGGGCTTTCTTCTTCAGTTCGGCATCTCTCTCGCTTTGGGGTGGTGAACGATGCGGCGCGGAATCTTCTTCATGTGGAAAGGAACCGGCGCGACGTGCCTCGCGCTCGCTCTTCTCGCCGGGTTCGCTCCGGGCGCGGCGGCCGAGAAAGGCGCCGGTCGGGACAGGGAGGCGCGGGAGGCGTCGATCGCTTCGTTCGAGGCGCTCCTCGCGCGGTATCCGGAGAGCGCGATGCGCGCCCCCGTTCTCCTCCTCCTCGGCGATCTCTACGCGGAGCGGGAGAAGGCCCGGTATCTCGAGGCGGCCCTCTGCCACGAGGAGGCGCTCGCCGCCGGACGCTCCGCCCCGCCTCCGGTTCTCGATTACGGAGAGGCGATCCGCGCGTTCGAGGAGGTCGCGCGCTCGGGCGCCGACTTCCCGGGGAGCGTCGAGGCGCTCCACGCGCTCGG
Encoded here:
- a CDS encoding TlpA family protein disulfide reductase encodes the protein MAERFASEGLVLFSVSYDDSAAHVERFFREKGFSYSVVMDDREKGATGKPYQVGAIPTLFFIDREGKIVEKIVGYEPAEAAKLEARVAALLTR
- a CDS encoding tetratricopeptide repeat protein; the encoded protein is MRMRRRTAASALLVLLALPLAGCAPSVFVRRGQDAEEERPIENAAVLLFRKQVAGCPPHLDELATDAFSLELKKYFPALVDRYQVAAFLRARGIPEAEATAPHVLRAIGEELGADGLFVGTVTGYGETRSFLGWNERPHFFMECRLLSTREGRVLLAGRASITESVPLPVEDTKQMAVYGVRSLIARMRLDERLGPPVLTREDPAWRRAMRAYERRRFWEAAEAFGAIVAGFRPGDLREEARLYQARSLEELGFEETARAVYEGMRAGPFAAAALVRLAERALRAGEGETVLRLADEIAARFPGSPEEGAARYLGGSALARAGRTREAIALFAAVPEESAWRRFARYALAEAHLRAGDESAARAALEEAGAPGGGTESERRLRGRALLALGDLHHRAGRLEEADACFARVEGEEEARASLARGWVAAERDRFGEAIELLAAARVSEDPRLAAEALLLDGSCRARLGLWSEAAAVFREALAACAAWEAAGARGADLARERGEALRELSQEIKAHEGAVLGLLPAGDAGGESALRALRRRHETLTLRVERIEASVPRAGDPESETAARAAIRERADFSLAQALFESGRGETRETAALGGAGGNR
- a CDS encoding YegS/Rv2252/BmrU family lipid kinase is translated as MSVLVLVNPRAGTRRDRLMISERIVSLLAPEDVAIEVPGSREALRARAERAAASGARLVVAVGGDGTIREVASALQGTETALGILPLGSGNGLARGLGIGVSARRALRVLAEGKDRAIDVGYLNGEPFFNVSGIGFDAVVGEEFNRGPFRGLLPYFGIAARESLQYRRAEVSLRLPDREIIARVFLVTVANLNQFGAGAIIAPGADPSDGLLDIVVVRKLSAFELLLYAPKLFDGSVRELSNLETLRSASFRIVRSESGPVHLDGEPFRFGHVLDYSIRPRALRVRVPA
- a CDS encoding ATP-dependent Clp protease ATP-binding subunit, whose protein sequence is MNDPETGPPEAAETEETPLSILSHISTDLSHLSHERRVSSLVPWKSEVTRLLETLQKRSNHNVLLHGPVGVGKRTMVLRLAELMAHGNVAPNLRAKHILEITLPSVMPYIQDPGDFERVLFHAIKEAVGREDVILYFNQLENFLGRTDGGFGGASALLEVASRQPQLQIIASISEWAYQRAVFEHPWIESNLVPIQVAEPSPDLARKILRLVRGKLERFHSIEITANAVDKAIDLSSYYLRSRVLPGKALEVLDEACAAEVVRARGERRKPRAVNAEVVGETVSRRLGIPMEKLYDRAGGYLIRLEESLSACIKGQCEVVRRVADVLRVAKVGLSSHPERPDGSFLFIGPSGVGKNQLARRLAIELYGNLDHLLHLDMAQFTGDDAAQKLLGTRGTPGVKGVLAALIERRPNAVFLVDGIEKANPKVGPILLQLLKEGRITDEEGRHISFAATTVVVIANSDNLFQEEEQKTVGFLESESTKTIEMQRRAIQQATESFFAADFLHAFDAVLYFDPLTPESVRAIAEIEIESIRERLARRGVSLVVDPKVVRLVAERGFSTRTGAHQLTRTVEDLVLRPVSLYLLENLEVKKIVLEADGETVRARSAPSRKKK